GCGTACAGATACTCGGCACCCGCCCCCGGCAATGCAGGCGGTACAGCCCCATTGTCCGGCCGGTCCGTTTGTGCTTGAATCCGGCTTTCATAAACCGTCTGATAAAAATCAGATTTGTGTTTCATCCGGTCATAGGGATTCACCTGAACATACACCATCACCGTCAGGGCCGCGCCTAAACAGGCAAAACCCAGCAAATAAATTTTAAACCGCGGGATCAGCCGGATGGGAATCAGAATCGACACTAAGATCAGGCCGAAAAAAAAGGCATAGGTCAAGGAAAAATAATGGGTCAGTAAATGTTTCATCACGGGGGAAAGCCCGACAATGGCAATGAGCGCACCGGCAATCAGCTTGAACAGAAAGGCAAAATCATTTTCTTTACAAAACGAGGTGACGGCCCCAAACGTGTATTTCTGCAAAGGATGCCGGAGCCATCGGCCGGCCAGGCCGGCGGCCTGCACCAGCAACGGCCGGGAGATGCAGTTGATGATGCTGAATACCCGCTCGTAAATATTGAAAATCAGCAGAAACGTGCCCCCGGAAACCCCGGGAATGATATTGGCAGCCCCCAGGCAGACCCCCATGAGCAGCTCTTTGATATTATTCATTCCAACCGTGCTGGCCGATGAGTTTGACAAACCGGCATCCCCCCAGGTTCTCCTGGTGAAAGCCGGTATCGGTGCGGGTGAGTTTGATCAGATCCTGGGTGAAATGCCCGCCCACGGGCATGACCAGGCGACCGCCCGGGGCCAGCTGCTCCACCAGCGGCGGCGGGATCTGGTTGCCACCGGCCGTCACCATGATCGCGTCAAACGGACCTTGTTCTTTCCATCCCTGGGTGCCGTCGGAATACCTTGTCACGATGTTGTGAATTTTAAGCCGGTCAAACAGCTGGCGGGTCTGGCGGTACAGAACCGGATTCCGCTCAATGGTGTACACCTTGTAAGCAATGTGGGCCAGGATGGCGGCCTGATACCCGGAACCGGTGCCGATCTCCAGGACCCGCTCCGATCCTTTCAATCCTAAGCTCTGGGTCATTTCAGCAATAATATAGGGCTGGGAAATGGTCTGACCCTCGCCGATGGGCAGGGGAAAATCTCCATAGGCTGTGTCCATCAGGGCTTCGCTCACGAACAGATGCCGGGGAACAGTGGTCATGGCTTTGATTACCAGGGGATCGGATACGCCTCTGGCAATGATCTGGCGTTCCACCATGTCCTGGCGCCACCGGGCGAATTTTTTGGGCTCGTCATTCATGCAGTCCTTCTTACCAGCATGTCCGGGTTGCGTCAAGCAGATACCGCAGGGGTGGGGTGATTTGCGAAGGACCCGTGGCGGGGGGCGGTTGTTGGTTTCACCCTTTGCCCCGTTTTACAGGCTGTAGGGCGCAGCGAAGCGGAACGTCAAAAACTGCGGGCAGGTATGTCCTCAAACAGTTTGCCGTTCTTAACGCTTCGCATGCCCAACAGCCTGTAGAAAACGCGTCAAAATGGGATTCCACCAACAACCACCCCCCGCCACTGGACGTTGATACAAAATTGACCTGCCCGGCCCCTCAACCGCCGCATACCTGTCCCCACCCGGAACCGGAGGACCTTTTCCCGAATGCAGGTTGCCTGCTGCTAAAAAAGGTGTTATGAAAACTTCAGCTTTGGAATGATATGGTTTCTGGCCGGATCAGATAAAATTCAGTCTGTATTTTTATCCAGTTGGATATTGAATGGAGAATGATATACAGAACCCGCACATTAACTTGTTGTGCTTTGAAACGGAGAAGTTGATCTCCCGATAAAATCTAACATTAGCGTTCCAAAGCAGGTACAAAATAGGGTAGCCGGATAATTTTCCAAAAATTTAAATCGTAATAGTTTTTTCAGGGGTGTGCCATGAATATTGATAGCCTTGCAAAATATATTGAAGCTGCCGGAGTTTCTGAATTTCGAACGTTATCATTAGTTTTTCTCGATTTGTTTGGTTATCGTAGCGCCCATTTATGTGATGGCCCATATGATGGAGGAAAAGATTTTAAAATTTACATCGACAAGGCGAAGGATTTGAACATACCGATTCAAATATCTGTAGAAAAAGATTGGAGAAAAAAAATCTCTTCTGACGTATCAAAAATCAAGCAAAATTTTGATTCGAAAATGTGTATTTTTATTTCAAACAGAAGAATTCCAGAAAATAGTTTCAGGTCGATTGCAACGGAATTACTGTTATCAGAAGGTGTTTCTGTTCAAAAATTTGACAATCAAGCAATCGCTTCTGAATTTATAAAACACAATAAAGTAAAAGAATTATTTTCGATCTTAAATTTGGATTTAAAAGAGGCTATAGGTAGAGATGTCTCCATTTTCTCCCCTAAACAAGAGGCAATAGCATCTATTTTAATTTTTGGTTCAGAAGCCAAAGAATTTCGTACGGAAATTTTTGATAGCCTTATTAAATCTTATCTCTGTGATTTAGGAGAAGGCGTTAAACGCGAGGTTCTAATTGATGTAATTAAAAATCAAAGTCAACTGTCGAAGAATCAGCATACCTTAATCAATTCCCGAATCGACAGTTTATTACAAAAAGGAGATTTACTGTCTGTTAACAATCTATTAAACCTTTCCGAAGAAGAACAAAAAAAATATAATGGTTTAAGAGATTCGGGTAAAAGAGATTTTGAGGAGTTAAAAAATCAAATTCGCACACTCATTGACTCGAATGATATATATTTGGATGATGACGGCTTCGATTTATTAATTGAAAAGATAGTTGAAATCGCAAAATCTTTAGGTCATTTTCAGATTTCAGGATCAACGTCCAATGGAAATAATGAACTCGAAAGTTATTTGCAGATAAAACAACTATTAATCGAAAACAATGAGATTGAAAATGTAGAAATTTTATTTGAATTAATAGCTGATACAGTCGCCGAAAGTCCTTTTGGAGCGAGGATTCTTGCAGCAGAACTTTTTTTCTCTTTAGTCAATGCAAAATCCATGGATCTCTTAAATGCACTTGGAGGGAAACAAGGCGCATATATTTATTTAGATTCGTCTGTGGTCATCCCAATGATCTGCGGCCTTCTGTATGAAGCAAAAGAATATCGATATGGTTACTCGGGTAAACTATTATACGATCATATCAGAGAACACAATTTTACAGCCCTCATTCCGGATTTATATGTACAGGAAATAGCAGCCCATTTGATTGATGCCTGCAGGAATTATAAATACCTAATTGGGATTGATAAAGATCTATCGTTCTCTGATAATGCCTTCGTTAGCCATTATACCAACTATTCAATAAAAAAAGGAACTAATGCCATTCCTTTTGAGGATTATGTCAGTGTCTTCGGTCTTGATTTAAAAAAGATAACTTCAGAGATGGATAACACAACCTTTTTCCGATGGAGAGATAGGTGCTCCGCTGAATTTGCTAACATTTTAGCAAAATACAATATCTCCACATTTGCGTGTAATGAAAAACATTATAGATCAATTTTTTTTGATTTAGAGAAGATCTCTCAAGGTGCTTATGGAAAGAAACCTGAAATTTTAATTGAACATGATGCAAAAATGATCAAGTACCTTTGCGGAACATCCATGCCCTCAGGCATAGCAAAAATTCTGTGCACCTGGGATAAAAACCATGCAAGTTATAAATTAATAAATAATTGCTCCTATGAAGTCGTAACTCCGGTTTCGCTTATTGATTTATTCTCTTTAGCCAAACCATCTGCATCAAAAAAACAAATGATATCAATTGTCGATTTTGCAAAACATCAAAGCGAAAAGGTTTTAGTTAAAGGGGCATTAATACTTGATGAAATTGCAAAAATTGAAAAAGACAATCTTGAAGATGCCGAGTTACTTTTGAAAGCAAAGAAATTTAAAGCTAATTATATGGAAAAAATAACTGACTTTGAAGAAATTGATGTAGACGAGATAGCAAAATCTTGGGATGCATGGAAAAAATCATAATAGGGGATTTGTCATACCGATCAATTTCATGCCATTTTAATGAGTTGAATAAATAGAATTGCACAACAAATCTTTTTCAGCGGACCGCAAAAAGCCGCGGCCGCTGAAAAGCACGTTCTCTACAAATGAAATAAGGAGATGGTCAACTCATAAAATTTTTTTCATTAGAAAAGACGAAAACAGACCAAAAGGATTGCGATTATGGCAATTTCTCAAATTGTTACAGAAAACCAGCTTGACAGTTGGGTTCGAGGTAATGCTTCTATAGCACAAGGTAAAATAGTGGAGTTATTATGGCGGCTTGTCTGTGCTTCTTGCCCTTCTCCCACTTATCGAAGATTTCCATTAGGAGACAGTATTGGACAACATGGGGCTGATGGGGAGTTAGAAACGGCTATCGATTTTAACCCTTTTGTTCCAGAGGGAAATAGCATTTGGGAGGTCGGTACTAATGTTGATGCTCGCGCTAAAGCAAATCGGGATTATAATGATTCCACCAGAGATACCCCTGAAGAAGTTCGCCAAAAAACAACTTTTATTTTCGTAACCCCGCTTTCTGGTCGTCGTGATTGGAAAGATACCTGGAAACCAGAAGGGGTAGAAACTTGGCGTTCAGACAAAAGAGCTCTTAATGAATGGAAAGATATACGGGTTTTAGATGGAACTCTATTGACGGATTGGGTTAGTCAATTCCCTGCCGTCGGCCATTGGTTAGGAGAGACAATTGGCCAACTACCAGAAGACTTTGATACAGTAGAGTACTATTGGCAGATTATTAGTGCTTTTGGTGAACCACCACCGCTTATCCCAGATTTATTTACAAAGGGGCGGCAGGAAGCTTGTGAAAAAGTCAAACGCTTAATTGTGGAACAAAACGATACCCAACTTAGACTTGATACTCGTTTTCCGCAACATCCAAAAGATTTTGTTAGTGCCTATATTGCTTCGCTATCTGAAAAAGAACGTTTAGATCATCAAAATCGTGTGTTGATTTTCAACTCTGAGGAGGCCTTTAAAAAGGCATGTTCACTTAATGAGTCGCACGTGTTTATAGCGGATTTCAACTTGGATAGTGAATCTGGACCACAGCTAATTCAAAGGGCTTTACGAAGACGACACGCAGTCATTTATTCGACTGCACCTGGTGGGTCACCACATGGAAACGCCTGTGAACTTCTAAATCCTACCACATATGAAATGAAAGAGGCTTTGGTTCAAGCTGGTTATACTGATGAAAGGGCTAGATCTCTCACAAATCGTTCAGGTCGTAATTTGAACGCTTTGCTCCGATTAATTCAAAACCTGTCTGCCCATCCAGAATGGGCTACTCAATCTGAAGCAAGTGACATTGCTATCGCCCAGCTAATCGGTCAATGGAATGATGAATCTGAGGGAGACCAAGAGGCTATTGAAAATCTTTCGGGAAAAATATACGGGGAGTGGATAATTAAAATTCGAAAAGCTGCCAGCGTCAAGTCTACTCCCCTGCAATTTTTTAATGGTCGCTGGAAATTTACGTCGCGCTATGAACCGTGGCTCTACCTCAGCAAACTGATTGGCCCTGAAGTTATCAAGCGATTTGAGAAACTATCAATTACAGTTCTTTCAGAAATTGACCCAAG
Above is a window of Desulfotignum balticum DSM 7044 DNA encoding:
- a CDS encoding DUF368 domain-containing protein, producing MNNIKELLMGVCLGAANIIPGVSGGTFLLIFNIYERVFSIINCISRPLLVQAAGLAGRWLRHPLQKYTFGAVTSFCKENDFAFLFKLIAGALIAIVGLSPVMKHLLTHYFSLTYAFFFGLILVSILIPIRLIPRFKIYLLGFACLGAALTVMVYVQVNPYDRMKHKSDFYQTVYESRIQAQTDRPDNGAVPPALPGAGAEYLYAALCGAVSISAMVLPGISGSLVLILMGAYYDVLSAISALPFFRVEAILYLGCFGLGILAGGLLFARLISFVLRRFYDATMAFLLGLMLGSLWALWPFKQVAALETQYVRENSIVTRLEDVVVYTNVNVVPAMDGQMGWAVILFLAGCGIMYGFVRAQETKTTL
- a CDS encoding protein-L-isoaspartate(D-aspartate) O-methyltransferase; this encodes MNDEPKKFARWRQDMVERQIIARGVSDPLVIKAMTTVPRHLFVSEALMDTAYGDFPLPIGEGQTISQPYIIAEMTQSLGLKGSERVLEIGTGSGYQAAILAHIAYKVYTIERNPVLYRQTRQLFDRLKIHNIVTRYSDGTQGWKEQGPFDAIMVTAGGNQIPPPLVEQLAPGGRLVMPVGGHFTQDLIKLTRTDTGFHQENLGGCRFVKLIGQHGWNE